The following coding sequences lie in one Natrarchaeobius halalkaliphilus genomic window:
- a CDS encoding aldehyde dehydrogenase family protein, whose protein sequence is MGQQATERSHGHYIGGEWTDGHGSETFESENPATGETLAKFRRGTTADVETALEAADSAFEEWRSLSYIDRAEYLWDIYHELRDRHDELGEIVTKECGKELSEGKADVTEAWHMVEWAAGNARHPHGDVVPSEVAGKDAYMRRKPRGVVGCITPWNFPVAIPFWHMAIALVEGNVVVWKPAEQTPWCGQIIAEMMADAGVPEGVFNMIQGFGDAGAAIVDDDRVDTVLFTGSAEVGHGIADAVGGEPGKLAACEMGGKNGIVITEEADLETAVHSAVVSSFKTTGQRCVSSERLIVHTDVYDEFKTRFVDLATDVVVGDPLEEGTFMGPAIEAAHVEKIREHNDLARQEGANVLVDRFELPDEEIPDGHEAGHWVGPFVYEIEYDSELRCLTEECFGPHVALIEYDGGIERALEIHNDTPYGLAGAIISEDYRQLNHFRDRAELGLAYANLPCIGAEVQLPFGGVKKSGNGYPSAREAIEAVTERTAWTMNNSTEIEMAQGLSVDLFAREERSDNREE, encoded by the coding sequence ATGGGCCAGCAAGCCACCGAGCGGAGTCACGGTCACTACATCGGCGGCGAGTGGACCGACGGTCACGGCTCCGAGACGTTCGAAAGCGAGAACCCGGCGACCGGCGAGACGCTGGCGAAGTTTCGGCGCGGGACGACCGCGGACGTCGAGACCGCGCTCGAGGCGGCCGACTCGGCGTTTGAGGAGTGGCGGTCGCTGTCGTACATCGACCGGGCGGAGTACCTCTGGGATATCTACCACGAGCTTCGCGACCGTCACGACGAGCTCGGAGAGATCGTCACCAAAGAGTGCGGAAAGGAGCTCTCGGAGGGGAAAGCCGACGTAACCGAGGCCTGGCACATGGTCGAGTGGGCGGCGGGCAACGCTCGCCATCCACACGGTGACGTCGTTCCCTCGGAGGTCGCGGGCAAGGACGCCTACATGCGTCGCAAACCTCGCGGCGTCGTCGGCTGTATCACCCCCTGGAACTTCCCGGTCGCGATCCCGTTCTGGCACATGGCGATCGCGCTGGTCGAGGGAAACGTCGTCGTCTGGAAGCCCGCCGAGCAGACGCCGTGGTGTGGCCAGATCATCGCGGAGATGATGGCGGACGCCGGCGTTCCCGAGGGCGTCTTCAACATGATCCAGGGCTTTGGCGACGCGGGTGCCGCAATCGTGGACGACGACCGCGTCGACACCGTCCTCTTTACCGGCTCGGCGGAGGTCGGCCACGGGATCGCGGACGCCGTCGGCGGTGAACCGGGAAAACTGGCCGCCTGCGAGATGGGGGGCAAAAACGGTATCGTCATCACCGAGGAGGCGGATCTCGAGACAGCCGTCCACTCGGCGGTCGTGTCGAGTTTCAAGACGACCGGCCAGCGCTGCGTCTCTTCCGAGCGACTGATCGTTCACACGGACGTCTACGACGAGTTCAAAACCCGATTCGTCGACCTCGCTACCGACGTCGTCGTCGGCGATCCGCTCGAGGAAGGGACGTTCATGGGACCGGCGATCGAAGCCGCCCACGTCGAGAAGATCCGCGAACACAACGACCTCGCCCGTCAGGAGGGGGCGAACGTGCTGGTCGATCGATTCGAACTGCCCGACGAGGAGATTCCAGACGGACACGAAGCGGGTCACTGGGTCGGCCCGTTCGTCTACGAAATCGAGTACGACTCCGAGCTTCGCTGTCTGACCGAGGAGTGTTTCGGCCCTCACGTCGCACTCATCGAGTACGACGGCGGTATCGAACGAGCGCTCGAGATCCACAACGACACACCGTACGGTCTTGCCGGCGCGATCATCTCGGAGGACTACCGCCAGCTCAATCACTTCCGTGACCGGGCGGAGCTCGGACTGGCGTACGCGAACCTTCCGTGTATCGGTGCCGAGGTCCAGCTCCCCTTCGGCGGCGTCAAAAAGTCCGGCAACGGCTACCCCTCGGCGCGGGAAGCCATCGAGGCGGTGACCGAACGAACGGCCTGGACGATGAACAACTCCACGGAAATCGAAATGGCACAGGGACTCTCCGTCGACCTCTTCGCTCGAGAGGAGCGATCCGACAATCGAGAGGAGTGA